The Hippoglossus stenolepis isolate QCI-W04-F060 chromosome 3, HSTE1.2, whole genome shotgun sequence genomic sequence TAGCTAGAACGTTTCTTTTTACTGTCAACTATTGCAAGACTTTGTATATTTGCAAACCTCTCGATCATGGTTGGGGGAAGGCTGTAAAGGTTGTGTTGTAAATCTCCATATCCGACTTGCTAGTGTTGGCAAACAGTTAAAGTGCTTGACATCTCTTAACCGATCTATTGGTGTTAAAACTTTGAAATGCATTCTAGATTACATACAactttgaaaagaggaaaaaaaaaaacattggggGGACTATTGGCATTCatcattattaaattattaatatgatAAATGCATAGCATCTGCATTGTTTCAATGTCTTTGCGTTTCAAGTAATAAGGGTAATAAAAATCTTGAATAAAGTACACTGTTTATTTCTGACaatgaaatattgaatattagTCACATCTGTGAAGCATATACATTAAAGATATTTACTAGCATAAGCAAAAACTGTAACATACAATGTTTCTCATGCCTTTAAAACAGTAAAGTAGAATCAATGAGACCTAAACGGTCATCAAATGTGCAGTTTTCACTCCTTGGTTCTCGGTTTCTTATTGGCTCCCTGAAGCCACTGCTGAAGTGCTCCAGTAGACTTCTGCTgagtctctgtctttctttcttgctcttCATTCTCACAAGTGTCCAACTCCTTCCTCTTAGAGGTTGAGCTGCTTTTTAACCAACTCATCATCCTCTGACTGCTGGCTGTGGGTTTGGGCTCCtatgggtcaaaggtcagatttATCAGATGAAACCTCCACTTTACCAAATAAACAATATTGCTAGATTTTTCAAAAGTGAGTATTAATATATGAGAGTTAATCTAATACCTTTTTACTGTTAGGATCCACAGGCTGAAGGCACTCTGGAGAGTTGTTGCGTGAGTTGTTGACGAGCGACGAGACGGGATGAAAAGTCAGAATGTTTTTAGACTGGAGCAGTTTCAGGGCATCAAGAGACTTCACCTCCCCGAAGTTGAGCCATCTTCTCACTTCCTCCTCGCCATTCAGGATAGCTGGCATCCTAAAACACAAGCATACAGTATGCTACAATttcacacagacaaatgaaactagaatggtactcggtaaacacatacctccaccgaggccaaatagtccccttaaattaaatcaagctgcaccaaattccacacacatAGATATAAGTCCTCTAAGCATGCctcatttttttcataaagatctctgcatcgtttcttgagaaattcactcAAGTGTGCAGAAACGCCCAGTATCGCAATGGTAACAGAAAGTGAAAGTCCTCATACCCCACCCTTCCATCAAGTCtcaataaaatcagttcagCACTTTTTGTATAagcctgctgacaaacagaaatgaaaacaaaacctccttggtgaaggcaATGAGTGTATTGGCACATTTACTGTTCTTACCTATCATGGATGCTCTGCAAGTTTGGGGAAGCATTCACAGTGATCACGCTGTAAGTATAAAGGGGTTCTCCACCACCTGGAGGTGTCCAGCAGTCAAACAGTCCAGCCATAGTCAGCAACTTCCAGCCTGTCCATTCACATGGTgcttcctcccctccctgccacacacagcaaagaaaaaacaggcagAGTCACATTAAAAGGTTTAAATGGTTCAAGTTTGCATATTAAAATTTGGAGActggctttttttgttttacgaCTTTCCAGTCCAAAGCTACATACTTTACTACATACataattaaaactaaaccaGGCTTTGGTTAGAAATCTCTGTGCTAAAGGAACACCTGGtggacacatgcacatttttgcctcagctcctctctcacacaggAAATTTTCAGCCACTCTTAATTTCCGCCATAGCTGTATTCTCTCTACTTTTGCTCTGAATGAAAGCTAATTTTCACGGCGCTCATACTGCTGAAGAAAACCCAGTGCGAACCTCCGTTGAGTCAAGGGAGGACCCGTCTGCAGAGTGTGCCGTCTCTGAATTCTCCTCAGTGCGAGCCGAGGTCGGGAGGTCATCCTGATCTTCTGCTTTCTCCTGACTGGATCCTGCCGGAGTCTGAGGGAAGTAGATGAAGAAAGgctgcttgtttttctcctcccgCCTCCACTCGTAAAACCCATCAGCCAGGATGACGCAGCGCTGTCCTTTATTCAGGGGGTACTTTGGAGAGAAAGGGGAGCGATCAGAGTCCTGAAGCCCACAATACAAAGCATGTAGATAACAGGGGAGTAGCTGAACACTGCAGTGTCTCTAACCCTACACACCTTGTATGATTTCTTCTCCAGTATGTTCTCACTGCGACAGTTGTTGGTGCTGTACTGCATCTTGCTCGGATCTTTCTCCTTGAACCAGGCAGGTACGAGACCCCAGCGCATGGAggccaacacacactcatccacagGAGCATCCTGAGGACACACATGAGGAGTGGACACAATAACATGAGCATCTATGGAAGTACATACTACCATTCTGAGGCAGAACAGTGGCCCTGTTTAGATGGAaaactattgaccttattctaaacaagacatttccatTTTGATGTTTATAAGAGTTGCTTACAGAATATTTGATTCATGAGTGCAAGTCCGTGGATAGACCAGTGAGAGCTGTTGAGAAGATTGCAGGTTTCTCTTTGCCTTCATCTACATGGATATGAGTTAATGtatctgatgttgtttttaaatgtgacctgCGCCCTGACATGTGGAGTACAGTGTTTCACTCCCATGTTAGGCTGTAACGTGTGTTATGAGAGTGACAAATAAAGCTGAATCTGACTCTGGATCATATCATAACATGTTAACAGGAATATTTATGGTACATTCTATAAGTAACTCATGTACacatcataatcaaaataacGTCTTATTCAGGATATGGTCAACAATCGGAATATTGCtctccatgtaaacatagtgaGTGCTGCATATGTTTATGACTGTGTCAGATGTGATTTATGAGGCTAATATTCTTTTAGCTCCCAGGTTATACTGCACATTGTTTATGTCCTTATTGGAGGTAAATATTATAAAGATTAAAAGTAGCATCAATACAAAGCTGACTTTACAGGTTGATTACATTATTtagtctcctctcctcatctagCAAAGTTCTAGTGAGGATGAAACCCTCCCATgatccctctcctctcttcggGTGTCCTTTACTTTCCTTCATGCCTCCCACACAGGAGGTGTTGTCCAGCTCTTACCTTGTCGAAATGCCTCTGGGACAGCAGGACGGGGCTCATGGTCTGGGGGCTCTTGTTGTAGGAGGGCCGGTACTTGTCCGCATCTCCATCCCTCCAGCGGGGCTGTCTGCGCTGCCCTCCCCGGGTCCTGTAGGAGCAGGCTCGGCTCACCTCGTCTGGAGCCAGAGTGCACGCGGTTCTTCCACACATCCTGACGGCAGAAGCGAAACTTTAAAAACACCAGAGAAGAGGAGCTCGGTTAGTATTCTACAGGGttattagcatgttagcttaaATTCATGCCCGGGCACTGAACCGTTCTTCTTCGCTGGCTACAAATACAACGTGTAGAATCCCTGTTGGTGTTACCTGTTCTTGAGTGGAGAGgtgtagttgtgttgttgtgttttcagatgtctCAGGAACCTGTCCGGACACACGTCTCCTCACGGTCCCCCTCCCGCTGTTTTCCGAACACCCGCCCCTATCCTTCTTCTGATTGGCTCACCGTGTGATATTCTCACTTCAACCAATCAGCACTCTTCACGGCAAAACCCTGACCAACCCAGAATAAACTATCAATAAAGGGGAGCGAgtaccagccaatcagaggccggATAGTGACTTCTCCTCCAGTCACATGCCTTTCCATCTTCCGGTCACAAATATCccaaatacagacaaataaacatctTCTCCCACAACATCAGTTCTTCTGTATTAGGTGAGCATCCGTGCCAGTAAAAGCAACACcacattgaaaaacacatttcagtgaCAAACAGTAGAATTAGTTGCAAAAAGCTTCTTTGGCAGAATACTCATCTATTCATGAAATAACATGATGAACTTCTAAAGGAATATCAGGTAACAGATACATGTATCTCACCCTGCCTGTGGTGTGAGGGACAAACCTGAGGTAACTGTCTGCCCTGCAGCTTGGAGAGAGACTGATGGAGGCTGGTAGCCAGGATGTATGacacctgcagctcagagtctTAATCACTGTATATGAATGGATTATTTGTGTGACACTTAATGACTGCTGCTCCGTTGATGCCAAACCTCTGAAGAAAAAATATTCTCCCTCAActatttgaaaaacagttttaatgaaTTCATGTTGTTGGAAAATTGCAAAACAGAGCCTTTGttgaaacctgctgctgagtggCCCATTTAtaaactgaaatttaaatgtatGACTCTGTCCTTGCAGTCATAGGCTTGTCTTATAGATCCTCAATGCTGAATGAATCATGAGGTCACACTCAGGACACGTGGCCGAATGTCTGAGCTCACAAGCCATTTGTTAAAGTTTCATGACTCTGCTCTCTTTGGCTGCAGGCTGAAGATGTCTGGTCTTGAGGTTTAGTTACATTGTCTCTGTAATTAGCATAATGTGTTTGCCTAATAACAtgcaccaaggaggttacgttttcatctatttgtttattatttgtttgtctgatagttAGCCaggtaaaataacatttatttaaaaaataaataaataaatctcaaaaTTCCAGATTGTTCCACAAAGTTATCCATTATTTATGTATCTGCTTTCATTCCTTTCCGATGCATAAGGCGTACTCTGTTCCTGTCATCAGGGAAGCTCTGATGGCCAGAGGCTGGGTTGGGCACAACGGCAATGGCAGTGAGCAAGATAAAAGTTTGATTGTTGCAGAAATCATATTATCTTTGTGCTGAATAGGTTTATTATTCTCCATTGACAGACATCGCTCCATCTTCTCAGAAAATTCAGACGATGTTGAAAAAGAGGAGGATCCAGATAAACTACATGATCTCATGGTAGAAATGGTTGTTCCTCCATTCAGCACCGTAACACATTTCTACCAAGGGGTAGCAGCCTGCAGGAGGGAGAGCCTTGTTCTAAGATACTTCTTCAGAGGGTAAAAAATGTAGTGTAGTAGAAAGTAGAGATATTTGTCATGGAgtatgagtaaaaaaaaaatttaaataaatctcCCAAAAGAGAGAATATCACAATAAGCAGTTGTAAATATGCCCCAAACTGGAAATGTCAGAgtcaaaatgtagttttattttttatttgactccATACAAACTCTATTTAAAACTTTTGAAAAACTTCCCAGTGCTCAACCTCAATACCACATAATGAACAGCTGGTGGCGGTAGTGTGCGCCTGTGGAGGTGGGGAACATTTTCACGGGACGGAGAAGAACAGTCTCTCCCTGACTTCTGTAACCGTTCTGAAAAATGGCGGCGTCCCTGTGCCAAGTCGGCAGCACCGTGGGTCGAGCCCTCGCCAAAGCCCGCAGTGTGAGTACTGAATCAAAGTAGAACCAGAAGATGGATTCATAATGTGACTTGTCTGTGTGTACTGCTCTTGTTTCGGCACCGCGTTTGTTATAACCGGCTAACTGAGCTGTTAGCAGCACAGAAGCGGAGAGGTGTTAGCTAACCGGTTAGCATTAGTTAGCTTCTAGTGTACGCAAGGTCACCTGGTACAGGAGCCCGAACCTGTGGTTACAACCACTTCATACGTTACATGtactttgtatgtgtgttattACGATCAGCGTGTCGTCGTTTCACTCGCATCTGTCCGTTCACAAGGTCAGTAGCTGTCAGCTTTGTCACTTGTCCTCAGTTGCCCCCCACACAAGCTTCCGGGCTAACAGCGTTAGCAGTGTGACTTTGGAAAGGGAACACTGATCTTTGATTGTTGAAGCACTTATCAGCAAGTGGAATAATGACATGAAAGCTGTTCTGTTACACTGAGCATGCACTGTGAAGAAATCCCTTTAATGTGCTGCAACAGGTTGTGTTGCAGTCACTATCATCTTATATATCACTATATCAAATGATTTATcatcttcatatttaaaaaatgtaatgactcCACATTGACACTCTGATCTTAGAGTGCAATGTAATGACAAAATAGCCACGTTTTTAGATATccaaacttgtgtgtgtgtgtctctccatAGTCATCTTCTGGCAGCTATACAGAAGGTGTCAGTGTCAGCCTCAACTTTGGATTCCGTCCCGTGACAAATGTTTCTTCTCTTGCTTTGAATGGGAACGGATTAACAAGAGACTTTAAACCTTgatacagcaaaacaaaagtttCCCATTACAACTTGTTATCAATAAGATACAGCTAATGTGAGGAAACTGTGAAACTGTACTCGTAGTAATGTGCAAACATAAGCCTTTAGATTTTGTAGTACAAGATTTCAGTAATATATTCTCCTGGGAGTTTTATTTGAACAGGATTTTTAAATGACTCTTGTTGCTTCTCTGCGTCCCTACCCTTGCAGCCCCTACTGCTGTCTCTCAGGCGTGGTCAGGCCTCGGTCAGCTACGCTCAGAGCCTGGTGGGAGCCCCTGAAACCCGCCTCACCGCTCTCGACAATGGTTTGAGGATCGCGTCTGAGGAGACTGGACATGCCACATGCACTGTAAGAACACAACAATACAGGGTCTATTCACAACCATTTAATGGGTTGTTATATGAGAGCTGTAGATGAACgtgtctcttctctgtcacaGGTTGGTGTATGGATCAGCACTGGCAGTCGCTATGAGAACGAGAAGAACAATGGAGCAGGCTTCTTCCTGGAGCACATGGCTTTCAAGGTGGATATTGGTAGACTTTTTTCACCTAGAGACTCATAATGAACTATGTATTAGACTGATGAATTTGCAACATCGGTCAGCCAAATATGAAAGTTAAATGTGCTTCAACAGGCTTCATCTTGTCATCAGGAGGCATTTGCAGGAAATGTTGGCAACTTAGTGTCTTTGTCGGCAGATTTAGAGACTTAAGACCCCTTTAtgaatgctttaaaaaaaggacCTAGTGATCAGCTTAATTGACAATTTGTCTGaattaaaatactgtatatttgagCACAGAGAGTAGGAAAGAAGCAAAGAGATAAAGATCTGACTGTCGGACACTAGGCAAAATGAAACTGatgtgatgacatcatggatatgttaattattcattcaaaatatgtattaatacATCAATCTAAGTGTTAATCAGGTCTATAGCTTCTTTCTACTGAAAGTTTAGAGTTTTACAGCAGTTCCACACAGTTTAACTACATCCTAGGTTTTGACCTTGGCTTGTTGATGGTGTACATGTTAAGCAAACGTTCCTCTTTCTCACCCCTCTCCCCAGGGAACAAAGAACTACCCTCAGACAGCCctggagcagcaggtggagTCAATGGGTGGTCACCTGAGCGCCTACACATCTCGGGAGCACACTGCCTACTACATGAAGACCCTGTCCAAAGACCTGCCCAAAGGTGACAGGACCTGTTTACAATAAACTGATTATTCTTGAGTTTTCATAATAATGCAGTTTTGAGGTCATCCTGGTCAAATTCAAGCTATTCTTGtttggaagaagaagacattaagaacaacaaaacatgtttcctctgtttcccaGCTGTGGAGTTGCTGTCGGAGGTGGTGCAGAGCTGCTCGCTGAATGAGGCAGAGatagagcagcagaggagcgtGGTGCTGCGTGAGCTTGAGGAAGTCGAGGGCAATGGGCAGGAAGTTTGTCTGGACATGCTGCATGCCACAGCCTTCCAGGGCACTCCTCTGGGCCACACCGTGCTGGGACCTTCAGGCAATGCCAGGTAGGAACAACTAAATGTCATATATTTTATCATTAGACACCATCTCAGGGCAACTCTGAACTTATTCCCTCAAAAGCCCTTTGCTGTTAAAACAGAGCAGTGTTGTAATGATGCCAATAATGGGTTCAGGAGTAGAACAGCAACAACCACAATACTGTGCTATTTCTCATCACTTTGTTCCATGAAATATTTAATTCTACACCCTTGTGTAAATTTATAACAATGCTCTTATTTAATTCTTCCAGGACTCTGACCCGCCAGGACCTTGTCGATTACATCAGCAGTCACTACAAGGCTCCTCGCATGgtgctggctgctgctggaggtaACAGCATCCTCCTGACACTGTCTGGAGATACTCTGGTAGCCTGCGATCCTTTGAATGACTTGGCGTTCATCCGATTCCTTTGCAGGTGTGAACCATGACGAGCTGGTCAGTTTGGCCAAGTCTCACTTCAGCGGAGTTTCCTTTGAGTACGAGGAAGACGCCATCCCTGTGTTGTCACCCTGCAGATTTACAGGCAGTGAGGTGAGATGtgttcattgttttattttgttagtattttattcattattcttTGTCAGCTTTGTTACATGCTGTCTTATCCGATTGTTGTTTCCACTATTATATTtcctaattattattttaatatatcaaTGCCAGCTCAACAAAAGAGACCTTGCATCACTAACGGATGTAGCACATACATACTTCCATTTGAAAGTAATGTGTCAGCTGTGTAACTTGTTATGCTTTTCCATCAAAAATAGAGCCTAGGCAGTGTTAGTCTGTTTATTGGCTTGGTCATTTGTGTTGTTAATGTGTTCCTCTCCCGTCTCTCCTCAGATCCGTGTGCGTGACGATGCTTTGCCTCTGGCACACGTTGCTATCGCTGTGGAGGGAGCCAGTGCTGCCAGCCCAGACATTGTGCCTCTCATGGTGGCCAACTCCATCATCGGCAGCTATGACCTCACCTATGGTGGTGGAAAGGTTGGTGTAAAATGTTGTTACTTGTTACTTCATGCagctcagaaaaagaaaacagtgaggAAATCGGTAACCTCCTGAACTAAATTCATCCTCTTGGTTCAGCACTGTCCCCTCTTAGCTTTGCCCACTCGAGGTTGACGTGTCTTGAGTGGCCATGATAGAGGGGTAGATCACAGTCCTCTCTGAAAACCTGGGTCAGGGGTCTCACCCCTGCCTCTGGACCTGTCGGGAGGAACAAGACCTACAAAACATAGCAGCTGCTGAAAATCTAGTTATATGATGGAGCACCCTTCCTTGGGTAAAATAGAAGCTCTAAATGTtgtgtagtttgtttgttattcagatataaaatgcattttatacaCATCAATTTTGTATGTGGAGTGTAAGCTACTACCCTAGGTTTAAATACAGAGATGAGGACTTTAACAGACAAGGAAGATGGAACACAAAACTTAAGGTTTTTGTAGGTTGTAAGTCACAAACATACAACCTACATTCAAAGCATTTCAGCCAaacactgcatgtgtttttgaCCTTCTCCATGACTGTGTTGTGGTATAATCCCACTTTAAGAACAATAGAATATAAGCATCTATTTCTCCCTCTCATGTGCAGCATCTGAGCAGCCGCCTGGCTCGCCTGGCAGTGGAGGATAATATCTGTCACAGCTTCCAGGCCTTTCACTCCTCCTACAGCGACACCGGCCTGCTGGGCATTCACTTTGTCACTGATAGACACAACATCGAGGACATGATGCACTGGTCCCAGAACGCCTGGTCAGTAATGACACCAGGACCGACACACATGCTCGGAACACCATAACTGTAGTTCGTcttatttcctcctctctctgctccgtgCAGGATGAACCTGTGTACCACGGTGACAGAAAGTGATGTAGCCAGAGGCAAGAACGCTCTGAAGGCCAGCCTGGTTGGACAGCTCAATGGTATGTACTGCATCTGTcttacatttacacaaacacaaattaaaaactcaTTGGTATCACAAATCAACatatgtgtttgtcttttaggaACAACACCAATCTGTGATGACATCGGCAGACACGTCCTGAACTACGGGCGGCGTATTCCTCTGGCTGAGTGGGACGCTCGCATCGATGTGAGTTTATACTTTGAAGTAGATGGTTCAACAGTTGTTCAGTCATTTAAAGCAGAAGatgattttttgttgttgtccgTCTCTAGAATATTTGTTCTGACCTCCTACCCATCTCTCCTTTCAGGCCGTGACCCCCGGGATGGTTCGTGAAATCTGCTCTAAATACATCTACGACAAGTGTCCTGCTGTGGCAGCAGTCGGTGGGTTTACCtgggagtttgttttttttacagtaaaattaGAGGCTGGACTCTGATGATTTTCTATAATCTGCTACTCTTGTCTCTTTTCCAGGCCCCGTAGAGCAGCTGCCTGACTACAACAGAGTGCGCAGTGCCATGTACTGGCTCAGGTTTTAAGATGTGTTGTCTTGTTGCTCTGTGTGTCCCACGTTggaaactcctcctcctccaaaacCTCATCTCGCTTTCGTCCCGTCATCGCTGCGAGAGTGATCACCTGAGGATTGTCCACCCTCTGCTCGGCAGCACAGGCAGCCAtccatcctctctcttccccccttcCTTATTATCCTGCCCATTGATCACACGTAGTCAGCCATGAGGATGGCAGCCAGCTAGCACACGGTAGACATTGGTTACCTCTTGATTTTACTGCACAGCTCCTTGTCACCTGCTTCTGACTTGCAGAGtggaggggggagagggtggACACAGTACAGTCGGTAATACATACAGCTTGGAGTATATTTATAATTTCTGTAAAATTTGTTTCTGTCCTCTATTGTACATAACAGAAGCCCTCAttccaacaaaaataaaatactgtaaaaca encodes the following:
- the LOC118105292 gene encoding cytochrome b-c1 complex subunit 1, mitochondrial, with translation MAASLCQVGSTVGRALAKARSPLLLSLRRGQASVSYAQSLVGAPETRLTALDNGLRIASEETGHATCTVGVWISTGSRYENEKNNGAGFFLEHMAFKGTKNYPQTALEQQVESMGGHLSAYTSREHTAYYMKTLSKDLPKAVELLSEVVQSCSLNEAEIEQQRSVVLRELEEVEGNGQEVCLDMLHATAFQGTPLGHTVLGPSGNARTLTRQDLVDYISSHYKAPRMVLAAAGGVNHDELVSLAKSHFSGVSFEYEEDAIPVLSPCRFTGSEIRVRDDALPLAHVAIAVEGASAASPDIVPLMVANSIIGSYDLTYGGGKHLSSRLARLAVEDNICHSFQAFHSSYSDTGLLGIHFVTDRHNIEDMMHWSQNAWMNLCTTVTESDVARGKNALKASLVGQLNGTTPICDDIGRHVLNYGRRIPLAEWDARIDAVTPGMVREICSKYIYDKCPAVAAVGPVEQLPDYNRVRSAMYWLRF
- the hmces gene encoding abasic site processing protein HMCES, which produces MCGRTACTLAPDEVSRACSYRTRGGQRRQPRWRDGDADKYRPSYNKSPQTMSPVLLSQRHFDKDAPVDECVLASMRWGLVPAWFKEKDPSKMQYSTNNCRSENILEKKSYKYPLNKGQRCVILADGFYEWRREEKNKQPFFIYFPQTPAGSSQEKAEDQDDLPTSARTEENSETAHSADGSSLDSTEGGEEAPCEWTGWKLLTMAGLFDCWTPPGGGEPLYTYSVITVNASPNLQSIHDRMPAILNGEEEVRRWLNFGEVKSLDALKLLQSKNILTFHPVSSLVNNSRNNSPECLQPVDPNSKKEPKPTASSQRMMSWLKSSSTSKRKELDTCENEEQERKTETQQKSTGALQQWLQGANKKPRTKE